One window from the genome of Thalassospira xiamenensis M-5 = DSM 17429 encodes:
- a CDS encoding SixA phosphatase family protein — MKTLLLLRHAKSSWTDPSRSDHDRELNRRGEKAAPVMGRYLHEQGLVPDLIWCSTAERAVQTLTLLGRDFASASDVIYSEDLYMANEAVLLESLGHTHDEARCVMMIGHNPGLADFAARLFGEGDGEALLEMNRKYPTCGLCQYEFDVDHWADVRFEAGRLIRFVKVKDLQGIGAPPT; from the coding sequence ATGAAGACATTGCTTCTGCTCAGGCATGCAAAATCAAGCTGGACCGATCCGTCCCGATCCGATCACGACCGGGAACTGAACCGGCGCGGCGAAAAGGCGGCCCCGGTGATGGGGCGCTATTTGCATGAACAGGGGCTGGTGCCCGATCTGATCTGGTGTTCAACCGCCGAACGTGCGGTCCAGACATTAACCCTGCTGGGGCGCGATTTTGCCAGTGCATCCGACGTGATCTACAGCGAAGACCTTTATATGGCGAACGAGGCCGTGCTGCTTGAAAGCCTTGGGCACACCCATGACGAGGCCCGCTGTGTAATGATGATCGGCCATAATCCGGGACTTGCCGATTTCGCCGCCCGGCTGTTTGGCGAGGGCGATGGCGAGGCATTGCTGGAAATGAACCGTAAATATCCGACCTGCGGGCTTTGCCAGTATGAATTTGATGTTGATCATTGGGCGGACGTTCGGTTTGAGGCCGGGCGCCTGATTCGCTTTGTAAAGGTCAAGGATTTGCAGGGGATCGGTGCGCCGCCGACCTGA
- the aspS gene encoding aspartate--tRNA ligase, giving the protein MHPYRSHNCNALRASDADAEVRLSGWIHRKRDHGNLLFVDLRDHYGITQIVIDISSPLFAVLEKSRAESVITVDGKVVKRTAETVNPNLPTGEIEVYASNIEVQSSADVLPMPVFGDAEYGEEIRLRHRYLDLRRESVHSNIVLRSRVISAMRQKMTAQGFLEIQTPILTASSPEGARDFLVPSRMHPGKFYALPQAPQQFKQLLMVSGFDRYFQIAPCFRDEDARADRSPGEFYQLDFEMAFATQDDVFDAIEPVLHDIFVEFGGGRDVTPLPFPRIPFDESMAKYGSDKPDLRNPIILSDVTEAFRGSNFGIFASNIEKGSVVRAIPAPGAAGRPRSFFDKLNAWAREEGAAGLGYIVYDENGEAKGPIAKNLDAERIAKIKEVTGVANGDAVFFACDKELAAAKFAGKSRDKVCDELGLREDGMFKFCWIVDFPMYEEDDDGKIEFSHNPFSMPQGGLEALETMNPLDIKAWQYDIVCNGIELSSGAIRNHRPDIMYKAFEIAGYGKEVVDDRFGGMINAFKFGAPPHGGSAPGVDRIVMLLADEPNIREVIAFPLNQQAQDLMMNAPAEVDDRQLKELHLRVQLPPKIKKD; this is encoded by the coding sequence ATGCATCCTTATCGTTCACACAATTGTAATGCGTTGCGCGCCTCTGACGCCGATGCGGAAGTGCGCCTGTCCGGCTGGATCCACCGCAAGCGCGACCACGGCAACCTTCTGTTTGTCGATTTGCGCGACCATTACGGCATCACCCAGATCGTGATCGATATTTCAAGCCCGCTTTTCGCGGTTCTTGAAAAGTCGCGCGCCGAAAGTGTGATCACGGTGGACGGCAAGGTCGTCAAACGTACCGCCGAAACCGTCAACCCGAACCTGCCGACCGGCGAGATCGAGGTTTATGCATCGAACATCGAAGTCCAGTCGTCGGCCGACGTGCTGCCGATGCCGGTCTTTGGCGATGCCGAATATGGCGAGGAAATCCGCCTGCGTCACCGTTACCTTGATCTGCGTCGCGAAAGTGTTCATTCGAACATCGTTCTGCGCTCGCGCGTGATTTCGGCGATGCGTCAGAAAATGACCGCACAGGGATTTTTGGAAATCCAGACCCCGATCCTGACGGCAAGCTCGCCGGAAGGTGCGCGTGACTTCTTGGTGCCGTCGCGCATGCATCCGGGCAAATTTTATGCCCTGCCGCAGGCCCCCCAGCAGTTCAAACAGCTACTGATGGTTTCGGGCTTTGACCGTTATTTCCAGATCGCACCGTGCTTCCGCGATGAAGACGCCCGTGCCGACCGCTCCCCGGGCGAGTTCTATCAGCTCGACTTCGAGATGGCCTTTGCCACCCAGGACGATGTGTTTGATGCGATTGAGCCGGTTCTTCATGACATCTTCGTCGAATTCGGCGGTGGTCGTGATGTAACACCGCTTCCGTTCCCGCGCATTCCGTTTGATGAATCGATGGCGAAATACGGCTCGGACAAACCCGACCTTCGCAACCCGATCATCCTGTCTGACGTGACCGAAGCCTTCCGCGGTTCGAATTTCGGCATCTTTGCCTCGAACATCGAAAAGGGTTCGGTGGTTCGCGCCATTCCGGCACCGGGGGCCGCTGGCCGCCCGCGCAGCTTCTTTGACAAGCTCAATGCCTGGGCCCGCGAAGAAGGGGCGGCAGGTCTTGGTTACATCGTTTACGATGAAAACGGCGAAGCCAAAGGCCCGATTGCCAAGAACCTCGATGCCGAACGCATCGCAAAGATCAAGGAAGTGACTGGTGTTGCGAATGGCGATGCGGTCTTCTTTGCCTGTGACAAGGAACTGGCAGCAGCCAAATTTGCCGGCAAGTCGCGCGACAAGGTTTGCGATGAACTGGGCCTTCGCGAAGACGGCATGTTCAAATTCTGCTGGATCGTTGATTTCCCGATGTACGAGGAAGACGACGACGGCAAGATCGAATTCAGCCACAACCCGTTCTCGATGCCGCAAGGCGGTCTTGAAGCCCTTGAAACCATGAACCCGCTTGATATCAAGGCGTGGCAGTATGACATCGTGTGTAACGGTATCGAACTGTCGTCCGGTGCCATTCGTAACCACCGCCCGGACATCATGTACAAGGCGTTCGAGATTGCCGGTTATGGCAAGGAAGTCGTTGATGACCGCTTTGGCGGCATGATCAACGCGTTCAAATTCGGCGCACCGCCGCACGGTGGTTCTGCCCCGGGTGTGGACCGTATTGTGATGCTTCTGGCTGACGAGCCGAACATTCGCGAAGTCATTGCCTTCCCGCTGAACCAGCAGGCGCAGGATCTGATGATGAATGCCCCGGCCGAGGTCGATGACCGCCAGCTTAAAGAATTGCATCTGCGGGTGCAGCTTCCGCCGAAAATCAAAAAAGACTGA
- a CDS encoding SPOR domain-containing protein produces the protein MKKILVVVAPLALAACGGPVELTVAKLAGDLISYVTTGKSTTDHAVSAVAERDCALHRPLFEEDVCRDNVVLDDAVALAEPGAPSVKQKIRDAEPAIYAVNAPGEDWSNPKAGARTSAVIVQTDLPPRATSHAEATVVPQTAPVEIASAQAQFTPDHDRTPLRNEGPLDPQGEADAAVAGYVAPPKPVAPVAKTQTAALTDTGIMNDEVSVIAPENAGQDKLVAVPLPGDYVILASFADQLRAQNALSLYREYQPRLISATVAGREYLRVAVGPLSHEHAKDLRHLAAKKGVKDPWIVGIDAAGE, from the coding sequence TTGAAAAAGATACTTGTGGTGGTGGCACCGTTGGCTTTGGCGGCGTGCGGTGGTCCGGTCGAACTGACCGTTGCCAAGCTGGCCGGCGATCTGATCAGCTATGTGACCACGGGCAAAAGCACCACCGATCATGCGGTTTCAGCGGTTGCCGAGCGCGATTGCGCCCTGCATCGCCCGCTATTTGAAGAAGACGTCTGCCGCGATAATGTCGTGCTCGATGATGCGGTTGCGCTGGCCGAACCGGGCGCACCATCGGTGAAACAGAAAATCCGCGACGCCGAACCTGCAATTTATGCCGTTAACGCACCCGGCGAAGACTGGTCAAATCCCAAAGCCGGTGCCCGCACATCGGCCGTGATTGTCCAAACCGATCTGCCGCCGCGCGCAACCTCCCATGCCGAAGCGACCGTTGTTCCGCAAACAGCCCCGGTCGAAATCGCCAGCGCACAGGCGCAGTTCACCCCCGATCATGACCGTACCCCGCTTCGCAACGAAGGTCCCCTTGATCCGCAGGGCGAAGCCGATGCCGCGGTTGCCGGATATGTCGCCCCGCCAAAGCCGGTCGCACCTGTTGCCAAAACCCAAACCGCCGCCCTGACCGATACCGGCATCATGAACGACGAGGTCAGCGTGATCGCGCCGGAAAACGCCGGGCAGGACAAGCTTGTTGCAGTGCCGCTGCCGGGAGACTATGTAATACTGGCAAGCTTTGCCGATCAGCTGCGCGCGCAAAATGCCCTGTCGCTTTACCGTGAATATCAGCCGCGCCTGATCAGTGCGACGGTTGCGGGCCGCGAATATCTTCGTGTTGCTGTTGGTCCGCTTTCGCATGAGCATGCAAAAGATTTACGCCATCTTGCTGCCAAAAAGGGTGTCAAAGATCCCTGGATTGTCGGGATCGACGCTGCCGGAGAATAG
- a CDS encoding EipB family protein gives MPVITVCPENRQRSVFGALIFCVALAGCSAQAGQSFAAGPGGFDPAHVRKAADIQAELVPHVAEYRFSMVSSDVGSSVVGVRGALGYRFEKVCDGWITEMQHLMVLQGAEGGSINSAYSMTQWENFDGSKYRFRMRDYLDGVQVDEVVGDAVRDKDKVLVTYEVPVEVTEELPADTMFPTQHSLTLLKRALQGDKFANDLVFDGSGDTPTNRIAAVISAARPSQNTAEDADGIANRPYHSLNLAYYPLGNAENGPSTEIAVDFGENGVAQELRMNYGSFRVRGDLQKVTRLAAPECG, from the coding sequence TTGCCAGTTATTACGGTTTGTCCTGAAAATCGACAGCGTTCCGTCTTCGGGGCGCTGATCTTTTGTGTTGCCCTGGCGGGATGTTCCGCGCAGGCAGGGCAATCCTTTGCCGCCGGTCCGGGCGGTTTTGACCCGGCCCATGTGCGCAAGGCGGCTGATATACAGGCCGAACTGGTGCCGCATGTGGCGGAATACCGGTTTTCGATGGTGTCATCGGATGTCGGCAGCTCCGTTGTCGGTGTGCGCGGTGCGCTGGGTTACCGGTTTGAAAAGGTTTGTGATGGCTGGATCACCGAGATGCAGCATCTGATGGTTCTGCAAGGGGCCGAGGGCGGTTCGATCAATTCCGCCTATTCGATGACCCAGTGGGAAAACTTTGACGGATCGAAATACCGCTTCCGCATGCGTGATTATCTCGACGGTGTACAGGTCGACGAGGTTGTTGGCGATGCGGTGCGTGACAAGGACAAGGTTCTTGTGACCTACGAAGTCCCGGTCGAAGTGACCGAGGAACTGCCGGCCGATACCATGTTCCCGACCCAGCATTCCCTAACCCTGCTGAAGCGCGCGCTTCAGGGGGATAAATTTGCCAATGATCTGGTGTTTGATGGCAGTGGCGATACACCGACCAACCGGATTGCCGCGGTGATTTCGGCAGCCAGACCATCGCAGAACACGGCCGAAGATGCCGATGGTATCGCAAATCGGCCCTATCACAGCCTTAACCTGGCCTATTACCCGCTTGGCAATGCCGAAAACGGCCCGTCGACCGAGATTGCGGTTGATTTCGGTGAAAACGGTGTTGCCCAGGAACTGCGGATGAATTACGGCAGTTTCCGCGTGCGCGGCGACCTTCAGAAAGTCACGCGGCTTGCTGCCCCCGAATGCGGTTAG
- a CDS encoding ArsR/SmtB family transcription factor: MELTHLEKKAEQASALLKAMSNQSRLMILCQLNDGEKSVGELERIVGLSQSALSQHLARLRRDKLVKTRREAQTIFYSLQGDEAVTVIKTLYGLYCRDDSSAVAA; encoded by the coding sequence ATGGAACTTACCCATCTCGAAAAAAAGGCCGAGCAAGCCAGCGCGCTTCTGAAGGCCATGAGCAATCAGAGCAGACTTATGATTCTTTGCCAGCTTAACGATGGCGAAAAATCGGTCGGTGAACTTGAACGCATTGTCGGACTGAGCCAGTCCGCCCTGTCACAGCATCTTGCAAGATTGCGGCGGGACAAGCTGGTTAAAACCCGGCGCGAGGCACAGACGATCTTTTATTCGCTGCAAGGCGATGAAGCCGTCACCGTCATCAAGACACTTTATGGTCTGTATTGCCGCGACGACAGCAGCGCCGTCGCCGCCTAA
- a CDS encoding histone deacetylase family protein encodes MATLFVTHQSCIDHDTGPGHPEQSDRLRVIQRVLEAEEFMFLHREEAPKADLDLIKKVHDPAYVDRVMAAIPQSGYESLDGDTYVSPASGEAALRAVGGVCVAVDAVLAGHERNAFVGVRPPGHHAEYDRAMGFCLFNNVAVGARHARDAHGIKRVAVMDFDVHHGNGTQDLFYNDPDLFYCSTHQWPLYPGTGAPDERGCANNILNVGLSAGAGTAEMKHAFEQSVLPGIAAFKPELLIISAGFDAHRNDPLAGLSFIESDFAWITEHLLALAGEVCDNRVVSVLEGGYDLPSLASSVQAHVRTLMTS; translated from the coding sequence ATGGCGACATTATTTGTCACGCATCAAAGCTGTATCGACCACGATACGGGGCCGGGCCACCCGGAACAGTCTGATCGTCTTCGCGTGATCCAGCGGGTGCTTGAAGCCGAAGAATTCATGTTCCTGCACCGGGAAGAAGCCCCAAAGGCCGATCTTGATCTGATCAAAAAGGTGCATGACCCTGCCTATGTCGACCGGGTCATGGCCGCGATCCCGCAAAGCGGATATGAATCCCTTGATGGCGATACCTATGTTTCACCCGCCTCGGGCGAGGCGGCATTGCGCGCGGTTGGCGGTGTCTGCGTCGCGGTCGATGCGGTCTTGGCCGGCCATGAACGCAATGCCTTTGTCGGCGTACGCCCGCCGGGACATCATGCGGAATATGACCGGGCGATGGGGTTCTGCCTGTTTAACAATGTGGCGGTCGGTGCGCGTCATGCCCGCGATGCCCATGGCATCAAACGTGTGGCGGTGATGGATTTTGACGTTCATCACGGCAATGGCACACAGGATCTTTTCTATAACGATCCCGACCTGTTTTACTGTTCAACCCATCAATGGCCGCTTTATCCCGGCACCGGTGCCCCCGATGAACGCGGATGCGCCAATAACATCCTCAATGTCGGGCTGTCGGCCGGGGCGGGAACGGCGGAAATGAAACACGCCTTCGAACAATCGGTTTTACCCGGCATTGCCGCCTTCAAACCGGAATTGCTGATCATTTCGGCTGGCTTCGATGCGCATCGCAATGATCCGTTGGCGGGACTTTCATTCATTGAAAGCGACTTTGCCTGGATTACCGAACATCTTCTCGCCCTCGCGGGCGAGGTTTGCGATAACCGCGTCGTCTCGGTGCTTGAAGGCGGCTATGACCTGCCATCGCTGGCAAGTTCGGTTCAGGCCCATGTGCGAACCCTGATGACCTCTTGA